Proteins encoded in a region of the Oxyura jamaicensis isolate SHBP4307 breed ruddy duck unplaced genomic scaffold, BPBGC_Ojam_1.0 oxyUn_random_OJ72758, whole genome shotgun sequence genome:
- the SP2 gene encoding transcription factor Sp2: protein MAATAAVSPSEYLQPAASSAQDSQPSPLALLAATCSKIGPPAVEAAVTPPAPPQPTPRKLVPIKPAPLPLGSGKSNFGILSSKGNLFQLQGSQVGASYAGGQLVFAIQNPAVINKGPRAAANIQYQAVPQLQPAGGQTIQVQPSLANQIQIIPGTNQAILAPSSSSHKPVPIKPAPTQKGGASPVQGASGVVKLPGGSNVTLALPVNNLVGAAEPAPQAQAVAESPSKPGKKTRKKAVSPSQPAAVAVAEQVETVLIETTAENIIQAGNNLLIVQSPGSGQPAVVQQVQVVQPKQEPQVVQIPPQALRVVQAASATLPTVPQKSSQNFQIQTDPAPTQVYFKTPSGELQTVLLQEAPAVTVAPSGTSCSSPVSRSPGAGGGGKKPATRKERTLPKIAPAGGVISLSAAQLAAAAQAMQTININGVQVQGVPVTITNSGGQQQLTVQNVSGNNLTISGLSPTQIQLQMEQALAGEAQPGEKRRRMACTCPNCKDGDKRPGDQGKKKHICHIPECGRTFRKTSLLRAHVRLHTGERPFVCNWVFCGKRFTRSDELQRHARTHTGDKRFECAQCQKRFMRSDHLTKHYKTHLVTKNL, encoded by the exons ATGGCCGCGACTGCCGCCGTCAGCCCCAGCGAGTACCTGCAGCCGGCCGCCTCCAGCGCCCAG GACTCGCAGCCGTCCCCCCTCGCCCTCCTGGCAGCGACATGTAGCAAGATCGGCCCCCCCGCCGTGGAAGCCGCTGTgactcctcctgcccctcctcaGCCAACGCCTCGCAAACTCGTCCCCATCAAACCTGCTCCGCTCCCTCTGGGCTCTGGGAAGAGCAACTTCGGGATCCTGTCATCGAAGGGGAACCTCTTCCAGCTCCAGGGCTCTCAGGTCGGCGCCTCCTACGCCGGGGGGCAGCTGGTTTTTGCCATCCAGAACCCCGCCGTCATCAACAAGGGGCCCCGCGCGGCCGCAAACATCCAGTACCAGGcggtgccccagctgcagcccgcGGGGGGACAGACCATCCAGGTGCAGCCCAGCCTCGCCAACCAGATCCAGATTATTCCGGGCACGAACCAGGCCATCCTCGCCCCGTCCTCGTCCTCGCACAAGCCCGTGCCCATCAAGCCGGCCCCGACGCAGAAGGGGGGAGCGTCGCCGGTGCAGGGCGCGAGCGGCGTCGTCAAATTACCGGGCGGCAGCAACGTGACGCTGGCGCTGCCCGTCAACAACCTGGTGGGCGCGGCAGAGCCGGCCCCGCAGGCGCAGGCGGTCGCCGAGAGCCCCTCGAAGCCCGGCAAAAAGACTCGCAAGAAGGCCGTGTCGCCCAGCCAGCCCGCCGCCGTGGCCGTGGCCGAGCAGGTGGAGACGGTGCTGATCGAGACGACGGCCGAGAACATCATCCAGGCGGGGAACAACCTGCTCATCGTGCAGAGCCCGGGCTCGGGCCAGCCGGCCGTGGTGCAGCAGGTGCAGGTGGTGCAGCCCAAGCAGGAGCCGCAGGTGGTGCAGATCCCGCCGCAGGCCCTGCGCGTGGTGCAGGCCGCCTCCGCCACGCTGCCCACCGTCCCCCAGAAGTCCTCCCAGAACTTCCAGATCCAGACGGACCCCGCTCCGACGCAG gTCTACTTCAAAACGCCGTCGGGGGAGCTGCAGACGGTGCTGCTCCAGGAAGCCCCAGCCGTGACGGTGGCCCCGTCGGGCACGTCGTGCAGCAGCCCCGTGTCTCGCAGCCCCggcgcggggggcggcggcaAGAAGCCGGCCACGCGCAAGGAGCGCACGCTGCCCAAGATCGCTCCCGCCGGCGGCGTCATCAGCTTGAGCGCGGCGCAGCTGGCGGCCGCGGCGCAGGCCATGCAGACCATCAACATCAACGGCGTGCAAGTGCAGGGCGTGCCCGTCACCATCACCAACAGCGGAG ggcagcagcagctgacgGTGCAGAACGTCTCCGGCAACAACCTGACCATCAGCGGCCTGAGCCCCACGCAGATCCAGCTGCAGATGGAGCAGGCGCTGGCGGGAGAGGCGCAGCCGGGGGAGAAGCGGCGCCGCATGGCCTGCACCTGCCCCAACTGCAAGGACGGCGACAAGAG GCCGGGGGACCAGGGGAAGAAGAAGCACATCTGCCACATCCCCGAGTGCGGGCGGACCTTCCGCAAGACCTCGCTGCTGCGCGCCCACGTGCGCCTGCACACCGGCGAGCGCCCCTTCGTCTGCAACTGGGTGTTCTGCGGGAAGCGCTTCACACGCAGCGACGAGCTGCAGCGGcacgcgcgcacacacacag